The Numenius arquata chromosome 26, bNumArq3.hap1.1, whole genome shotgun sequence genome has a segment encoding these proteins:
- the TMEM230 gene encoding transmembrane protein 230, translating into MMPSRTNLTAGIPSSKVKYSKLSSTDDGYIDLQFKKSPPKIPYKAIALAIVLFMIGTFLIIIGALLLAGYISKGGTDRAIPVLIIGILVFLPGFYHLRIAYYASKGYRGYSYDDIPDFDD; encoded by the exons ATGATGCCGTCACGTACGAACCTGACCGCTGGGATTCCCAGTAGCAAAGTCAAATATTCCAAGCTCTCCAGCACCGATGATGGATATATCGACCTGCAG TTCAAGAAGAGCCCACCAAAAATCCCCTACAAGGCGATCGCGCTGGCTATTGTGCTCTTTATGATCGGGACCTTCCTCATCATCATCGGAGCCCTCCTCTTGGCCGGATACATCAGCAAAGGC GGGACGGACCGTGCCATCCCCGTGCTCATCATTGGGATCCTTGTCTTTCTCCCGGGCTTCTACCACCTGCGCATCGCCTACTACGCTTCCAAGGGCTACCGCGGCTACTCCTACGACGACATCCCGGATTTCGATGATTGA
- the PCNA gene encoding proliferating cell nuclear antigen, which produces MFEARLVQGSVLKRVLEALKDLITEACWDLGSGGISLQSMDSSHVSLVQLTLRSEGFDTYRCDRNIAMGVNLSSMSKILKCAGNEDIITLRAEDNADTLALVFEAPNQEKVSDYEMKLMDLDVEQLGIPEQEYSCVVKMPSAEFARICRDLSHIGDAVVISCAKDGVKFSANGELGNGNIKLSQTSNVDKEEEAVTIEMNEPVQLTFALRYLNFFTKATPLSPTVTLSMSADVPLVVEYKIADMGHLKYYLAPKIEDQQDGS; this is translated from the exons ATGTTCGAGGCGCGGCTGGTGCAGGGCTCCGTCCTGAAGCGGGTGCTGGAGGCCCTCAAAGACCTCATCACCGAGGCCTGCTGGGACCTGGGCTCGGGCGGCATCAGCCTGCAGAGCATGGACTCCTCGCACGTCTCCCTGGTGCAGCTCACGCTGCGCTCCGAGGGCTTCGACACCTACCGCTGCGACCGCAACATCGCCATGGGCGTCAACCTCTCCAG catgTCCAAGATCCTGAAATGTGCCGGGAATGAAGACATCATCACCCTGCGAGCAGAGGACAACGCGGATACACTGGCTCTAGTGTTTGAAGCGCCCA ATCAGGAAAAGGTTTCTGATTATGAGATGAAGCTGATGGATCTCGATGTGGAACAGCTTGGAATTCCA GAACAAGAATACAGTTGTGTAGTGAAAATGCCTTCTGCTGAGTTCGCACGCATCTGCAGGGATCTCAGCCACATCGGCGACGCCGTCGTCATCTCCTGCGCgaaagatggtgtgaaattcTCAGCTAATGGAGAGCTGGGAAATGGGAACATCAAGCTGTCGCAGACCAGTAACGTGGATAAAGAGGAGGAAGCT GTTACCATCGAGATGAACGAGCCAGTCCAGCTCACCTTTGCTCTGAGGTATCTGAACTTTTTCACCAAAGCCACCCCGCTGTCACCCACCGTGACCCTCAGCATGTCTGCGGATGTCCCTCTGG tGGTGGAGTACAAGATTGCCGACATGGGACACTTAAAGTACTACCTGGCCCCAAAGATCGAAGACCAACAAGATGGCTCTTAA